The following are encoded together in the Salvia hispanica cultivar TCC Black 2014 chromosome 6, UniMelb_Shisp_WGS_1.0, whole genome shotgun sequence genome:
- the LOC125197547 gene encoding chloride channel protein CLC-d-like isoform X4, which translates to MPTDKNRSQAKRGKVYMAYSVVVKWLMALLIGIGTALAAVFINISVENFAGWKYSWTFNLIQKSYFAGFLVYTLINLALVLSSVYIVTQFSPEAAGSGIPEIKGYLNGIDTHGILLFRTLVGKIFGSIGSVGGGLALGKEGPLVHIGACIASLLGQGGSTKYHLRTRWLQIFTSERDRRDLVTCGCAAGVAAAFRAPVGGVLFALEEVTSWWRSQLMWRVFFTSAIVGVVVQTAMAWCKSGKCGHFGSGGFIIWDISGGQEDYSFQELLPMAVIGVIGGLLGALFNQLTFHIAYWRRNYLHKRGNRVKVIEVCIVSLITSLISFGLPLFRKCTPCPEPDADSGIECPQRPGMYGNYVNFYCGDKEYNDLATIFFNTQDDAIRNLFSAKTIHEFSAQTLLTFLVMFYSLAVVTFGTAVPAGQFVPGIMIGSTYGRLVGMFVVNFYQKPNIEEGTYALLGAASFLGGSMRMTVSLCVIMVEISNNLKFLPLIMLVLLISKAVGDAFNEGLYEEQARLRAIPLLESRPKYQMRNMTAKEASGNQQQVVYFPRVVKVVDVLSILRSNNHNGFPVIDHTRSGETLVIGLILRSHLLVLLQSKVDFQHSPLPFNSTDGPVPISRHNLTEFVKPVSSKGITIDDIHLTPDDLEMYIDLAPFLNSSPYVVPEDMSLTKVYTLFRQLGLRHLLVVPRASRVIGMISRKDLLIEDHEDTMALELQSTSVRDHQDDRRALRRKDTEQPLLDGLII; encoded by the exons GTACTGCACTAGCCGCCGTGTTTATCAATATATCCGTTGAGAATTTTGCTGGATGGAAATATTCCTGGACATTCAATCTGATTCAGAAGTCATACTTTGCTGGATTTTTGGTCTATACACTTATCAACTTGGCTTTAGTGTTATCCTCAGTTTATATAGTTACACAGTTTTCACCAGAAGCTGCAGGATCAGGAATCCCTGAAATAAAGGGTTATTTAAACG GAATCGACACACATGGTATACTTTTGTTCAGGACTTTAGTAGGCAAG ATTTTTGGCAGCATAGGATCTGTGGGAGGTGGCTTAGCACTTGGTAAAGAGGGCCCACTTGTGCATATTGGCGCTTGTATTGCTTCCTTGCTTGGACAG GGTGGATCCACAAAATATCACCTGCGAACGAGATGGCTACAGATCTTTACCAGTGAACGAGATCGACGTGATCTT GTCACctgtggatgtgcagcaggCGTGGCTGCTGCATTTAGAGCTCCTGTTGGTGGTGTATTGTTTGCACTAGAAGAAGTAACATCATG gTGGAGGAGTCAGCTCATGTGGCGTGTCTTTTTCACATCTGCCATTGTGGGTGTGGTTGTACAGACAGCAATGGCATGGTGTAAGAGTGGAAAATGTGGACATTTTGGTTCTGGAGGCTTCATCATATGGGACATCTCAGG TGGTCAAGAAGATTACTCATTTCAGGAGTTGCTGCCAATGGCAGTTATAGGCGTTATCGGAGGACTTCTTG GAGCATTGTTCAATCAACTTACTTTTCACATAGCTTACTGGCGCCGAAATTATTTGCATAAGAGAGGGAATCGTGTGAAG GTTATTGAAGTGTGCATTGTCTCTCTGATAACCTCTCTTATTTCGTTTGGATTGCCGCTTTTTAGAAAATGCACTCCCTGCCCTGAACCAGATGCTGATTCTGGCATTGAATGTCCACAGCGCCCAGGGATGTATGGGAATTATGTTAAT TTTTATTGTGGTGACAAGGAATACAATGACCTTGCTACTATATTCTTCAACACTCAG GATGATGCAATCAGAAATTTGTTCAGTGCTAAAACAATTCATGAATTTAGTGCACAGACCCTCCTTACTTTTTTG GTCATGTTTTACTCTCTAGCAGTAGTTACTTTTGGCACTGCTGTTCCAGCTGGTCAATTTGTTCCCGGCATAATGATTGGCTCTACTTATGGCCGGCTTGTTGGCATGTTTGTTGTAAACTTTTACCAGAAGCCGAATATTGAAGAAGGAAC GTATGCTCTTTTAGGTGCTGCATCTTTTCTTGGAGGCTCGATGAGAATGACTGTATCACTTTGTGTAATTATGGTTGAGATTTCAAATAACTTGAAGTTTCTACCTCTCATCATGTTGGTTCTCCTCATATCAAAG GCTGTTGGTGATGCTTTCAATGAAGGTCTGTATGAAGAGCAGGCTCGACTAAGGGCTATTCCTTTATTGGAATCAAGACCAAAGTATCAAATGCGGAATATGACAGCAAAAGAGGCTTCAGGAAATCAACAACAG gTTGTCTATTTCCCTCGTGTGGTGAAGGTTGTGGATgtactttctattttaaggaGCAACAATCACAATGGGTTTCCT GTCATTGATCACACGAGAAGTGGAGAGACGCTTGTCATAGGCCTCATCTTGAGAAG TCATTTACTAGTACTTTTACAGTCAAAGGTTGACTTTCAACATAGTCCGTTGCCCTTTAATTCAACAGACGGGCCTGTACCAATCAG CAGGCACAATCTAACAGAATTCGTCAAGCCTGTTTCCAGTAAGGGGATTACTATTGATGACATCCACCTAACCCCTGATGATCTGGAAATGTACATTGACCTTGCTCCATTTTTAAACTCGTCACCTTATGTTGTTCCAGAAGATATGTCATTAACAAAG GTATATACTTTATTCCGGCAATTGGGTTTAAGGCATCTACTCGTCGTTCCACGTGCTTCTCGCGTTATTGGAATGATTTCGAGGAAGGATCTGTTGATAGAG GACCATGAAGATACGATGGCTCTAGAACTTCAATCCACTAGTGTAAG GGATCATCAAGATGACAGAAGAGCGTTGAGGAGGAAAGATACTGAGCAACCTCTGCTTGATGGTCTTATCATTTAA
- the LOC125196625 gene encoding mavicyanin-like yields the protein MDSVLEKRSLVVVFLFLVSNLAQFSFGAVHKVGESAGWTTIANVDYKQWAISKSFQVGDIIVFEYNSQFHNVMRVTHAEYKSCNVSSPITTHTSGNDSIVIDTHGHHFFVCGAPGHCQAGQKVDINVPRAPSVAAPSPLGSASATPAPPLAPGAPPPSSGASLSAPLTIPFGKLGCMLLACIVVGLF from the exons ATGGATTCAGTTCTTGAAAAGAGATCtcttgtagtagtatttttgtttttggtgtcAAATTTGGCTCAGTTTTCATTTGGAGCAGTTCACAAAGTGGGAGAATCAGCTGGTTGGACCACCATTGCCAATGTTGATTACAAACAGTGGGCTATTTCTAAATCTTTCCAAGTTGGTGATATTATAG TGTTCGAGTACAACTCTCAATTTCACAACGTGATGCGAGTGACGCACGCCGAGTACAAGTCGTGCAACGTCTCGTCCCCGATCACCACTCACACTTCGGGCAACGACTCCATCGTCATCGACACCCACGGCCACCACTTCTTCGTGTGTGGCGCGCCCGGGCACTGCCAGGCCGGCCAGAAAGTGGATATCAACGTCCCCCGGGCACCTAGTGTGGCAGCACCTAGTCCGTTGGGATCCGCCTCAGCCACTCCGGCTCCTCCATTGGCACCCGGAGCACCGCCTCCTAGCAGCGGAGCGTCTCTCTCCGCACCACTAACTATCCCTTTTGGTAAATTGGGATGTATGCTGCTAGCATGCATTGTGGTTGGATTGTTTTAG
- the LOC125196596 gene encoding vacuole membrane protein KMS1-like, producing MGSKKKSKSTSSRRNGGVSLSGLRVKHQQELEKLNLTTQPFKTLKLFLFAVVLYLRRSFTYVLSHGGWLMLFGALVGVAGILLVIVDGPHDKHVEEVLRYMRFGLWWVALGVASSIGLGSGLHTFVLYLGPHIAFFTLKAVQCGRVDIKSAIYDTIQLKRTPSWLGKDCSEFGPPIFPSSQGVRIPISSILPQVQLEAILWGLGTALGELPPYFISRAASLSGSTVSAMEELDASSTGDEGFLSSLLNRMKRWFLSHAQYMNFFTILVLASIPNPLFDLAGIMCGQFGIPFWKFFLATMIGKAIIKTHIQSLFIISICNNQLLHWVENELLWVLSFIPGFDSILSNLIPKLHSMKDKYMAAKPHTQADSKGKKWDFSPAFIWNTVVWFMLMNFFVKIVNATAQRYLNKQHDKEIAAMKNKSSKQSDDSDTSSSR from the exons atggggTCGAAGAAAAAATCGAAATCCACCAGTAGTCGTCGAAACGGCGGCGTATCACTCTCAG GACTTCGAGTGAAGCACCAACAAGAActagaaaaattgaatttgaccACCCAACCGTTCAAGACGCTAAAGCTATTCCTTTTTGCTGTTGTACTCTACCTCAGACGGTCGTTCACATATGTTTTGTCACATGGCGGTTGGCTTATGCTTTTTGGTGCCCTTGTTGGGGTTGCAGGGATACTACTAGTTATAGTTGATGGTCCTCATGATAAG CATGTTGAGGAAGTTTTACGTTACATGCGGTTTGGACTGTGGTGGGTGGCTCTTGGTGTAGCATCTTCCATTGGACTCG GTTCTGGGCTGCACACCTTCGTCCTCTATTTAGGACCCCATATTGCGTTCTTCACATTAAAAGCAGTGCAGTGTGGTCGAGTAGACATTAAAAGTGCCATTTATGACACAATACAACTAAAGAGAACTCCTTCATGGCTTGGCAAAGATTGTTCTGAATTCGGGCCTCCTATATTTCCGTCCTCACAAGGTGTGCGAATTCCCATCAGTAGCATCTTGCCCCAAGTCCAGTTAGAAGCAATACTATGGGGTCTTGGTACTGCACTTGGCGAACTGCCCCCGTATTTCATTTCAAGGGCAG CTAGCTTGTCGGGAAGTACAGTGTCGGCCATGGAAGAACTGGATGCTTCCTCGACAGGAGACGAAGGGTTCCTTTCTTCCCTCCTGAATAGAATGAAGCGTTGGTTCCTTTCACATGCCCAATATATGAACTTCTTCACCATTTTGGTTCTTGCTTCG ATACCCAATCCTCTGTTTGATCTTGCGGGCATAATGTGCGGACAGTTTGGAATTCCTTTCTGGAAGTTCTTCCTAGCAACGATGATTGGGAAAGCAATAATCAAGACTCACATTCAG TCACTTTTCATCATCTCCATCTGCAACAACCAGCTTCTTCACTGGGTAGAAAACGAACTACTTTGGGTGCTCAGCTTCATACCTGGCTTCGACTCCATCCTATCCAACCTCATCCCCAAGCTTCATTCGATGAAGGACAAGTACATGGCTGCCAAACCTCACACTCAAGCAGATAGCAAG GGGAAGAAATGGGACTTCTCTCCTGCTTTTATTTGGAACACCGTGGTTTGGTTCATGCTGATGAACTTCTTCGTCAAGATTGTGAACGCAACCGCACAACGGTATCTGAACAAGCAGCACGACAAGGAAATCGCTGCGATGAAGAATAAATCATCGAAACAATCTGATGATTCTGATACTTCTTCATCCAgatga
- the LOC125197547 gene encoding chloride channel protein CLC-d-like isoform X3, with protein sequence MYFIKTTINVWIDNINVEKSLSFSRSQAKRGKVYMAYSVVVKWLMALLIGIGTALAAVFINISVENFAGWKYSWTFNLIQKSYFAGFLVYTLINLALVLSSVYIVTQFSPEAAGSGIPEIKGYLNGIDTHGILLFRTLVGKIFGSIGSVGGGLALGKEGPLVHIGACIASLLGQGGSTKYHLRTRWLQIFTSERDRRDLVTCGCAAGVAAAFRAPVGGVLFALEEVTSWWRSQLMWRVFFTSAIVGVVVQTAMAWCKSGKCGHFGSGGFIIWDISGGQEDYSFQELLPMAVIGVIGGLLGALFNQLTFHIAYWRRNYLHKRGNRVKVIEVCIVSLITSLISFGLPLFRKCTPCPEPDADSGIECPQRPGMYGNYVNFYCGDKEYNDLATIFFNTQDDAIRNLFSAKTIHEFSAQTLLTFLVMFYSLAVVTFGTAVPAGQFVPGIMIGSTYGRLVGMFVVNFYQKPNIEEGTYALLGAASFLGGSMRMTVSLCVIMVEISNNLKFLPLIMLVLLISKAVGDAFNEGLYEEQARLRAIPLLESRPKYQMRNMTAKEASGNQQQVVYFPRVVKVVDVLSILRSNNHNGFPVIDHTRSGETLVIGLILRSHLLVLLQSKVDFQHSPLPFNSTDGPVPISRHNLTEFVKPVSSKGITIDDIHLTPDDLEMYIDLAPFLNSSPYVVPEDMSLTKVYTLFRQLGLRHLLVVPRASRVIGMISRKDLLIEDHEDTMALELQSTSVRDHQDDRRALRRKDTEQPLLDGLII encoded by the exons GTACTGCACTAGCCGCCGTGTTTATCAATATATCCGTTGAGAATTTTGCTGGATGGAAATATTCCTGGACATTCAATCTGATTCAGAAGTCATACTTTGCTGGATTTTTGGTCTATACACTTATCAACTTGGCTTTAGTGTTATCCTCAGTTTATATAGTTACACAGTTTTCACCAGAAGCTGCAGGATCAGGAATCCCTGAAATAAAGGGTTATTTAAACG GAATCGACACACATGGTATACTTTTGTTCAGGACTTTAGTAGGCAAG ATTTTTGGCAGCATAGGATCTGTGGGAGGTGGCTTAGCACTTGGTAAAGAGGGCCCACTTGTGCATATTGGCGCTTGTATTGCTTCCTTGCTTGGACAG GGTGGATCCACAAAATATCACCTGCGAACGAGATGGCTACAGATCTTTACCAGTGAACGAGATCGACGTGATCTT GTCACctgtggatgtgcagcaggCGTGGCTGCTGCATTTAGAGCTCCTGTTGGTGGTGTATTGTTTGCACTAGAAGAAGTAACATCATG gTGGAGGAGTCAGCTCATGTGGCGTGTCTTTTTCACATCTGCCATTGTGGGTGTGGTTGTACAGACAGCAATGGCATGGTGTAAGAGTGGAAAATGTGGACATTTTGGTTCTGGAGGCTTCATCATATGGGACATCTCAGG TGGTCAAGAAGATTACTCATTTCAGGAGTTGCTGCCAATGGCAGTTATAGGCGTTATCGGAGGACTTCTTG GAGCATTGTTCAATCAACTTACTTTTCACATAGCTTACTGGCGCCGAAATTATTTGCATAAGAGAGGGAATCGTGTGAAG GTTATTGAAGTGTGCATTGTCTCTCTGATAACCTCTCTTATTTCGTTTGGATTGCCGCTTTTTAGAAAATGCACTCCCTGCCCTGAACCAGATGCTGATTCTGGCATTGAATGTCCACAGCGCCCAGGGATGTATGGGAATTATGTTAAT TTTTATTGTGGTGACAAGGAATACAATGACCTTGCTACTATATTCTTCAACACTCAG GATGATGCAATCAGAAATTTGTTCAGTGCTAAAACAATTCATGAATTTAGTGCACAGACCCTCCTTACTTTTTTG GTCATGTTTTACTCTCTAGCAGTAGTTACTTTTGGCACTGCTGTTCCAGCTGGTCAATTTGTTCCCGGCATAATGATTGGCTCTACTTATGGCCGGCTTGTTGGCATGTTTGTTGTAAACTTTTACCAGAAGCCGAATATTGAAGAAGGAAC GTATGCTCTTTTAGGTGCTGCATCTTTTCTTGGAGGCTCGATGAGAATGACTGTATCACTTTGTGTAATTATGGTTGAGATTTCAAATAACTTGAAGTTTCTACCTCTCATCATGTTGGTTCTCCTCATATCAAAG GCTGTTGGTGATGCTTTCAATGAAGGTCTGTATGAAGAGCAGGCTCGACTAAGGGCTATTCCTTTATTGGAATCAAGACCAAAGTATCAAATGCGGAATATGACAGCAAAAGAGGCTTCAGGAAATCAACAACAG gTTGTCTATTTCCCTCGTGTGGTGAAGGTTGTGGATgtactttctattttaaggaGCAACAATCACAATGGGTTTCCT GTCATTGATCACACGAGAAGTGGAGAGACGCTTGTCATAGGCCTCATCTTGAGAAG TCATTTACTAGTACTTTTACAGTCAAAGGTTGACTTTCAACATAGTCCGTTGCCCTTTAATTCAACAGACGGGCCTGTACCAATCAG CAGGCACAATCTAACAGAATTCGTCAAGCCTGTTTCCAGTAAGGGGATTACTATTGATGACATCCACCTAACCCCTGATGATCTGGAAATGTACATTGACCTTGCTCCATTTTTAAACTCGTCACCTTATGTTGTTCCAGAAGATATGTCATTAACAAAG GTATATACTTTATTCCGGCAATTGGGTTTAAGGCATCTACTCGTCGTTCCACGTGCTTCTCGCGTTATTGGAATGATTTCGAGGAAGGATCTGTTGATAGAG GACCATGAAGATACGATGGCTCTAGAACTTCAATCCACTAGTGTAAG GGATCATCAAGATGACAGAAGAGCGTTGAGGAGGAAAGATACTGAGCAACCTCTGCTTGATGGTCTTATCATTTAA